One Terriglobia bacterium DNA segment encodes these proteins:
- the priA gene encoding primosomal protein N' — MPTFCDVALPVPLDQTFTYAVDGVEPVVGGRVLVPFRNLRLSGVVTALHDTKPSVTTKKVLEVLDHQPVLDAELRKLAAWISQYYIAPLGEVYRTMLPLAGEFRRVRALRITQQGWTALHESAEKGARSRRSEEDTLAEFRVLNYLAGHDAAREETARAASKVSRGVIDRLLRRKWIEAEDVSTAHDATPTVSIAVLRMAEGRLNQNQRQLVEMLAATGGRARVDTLRKLDLPQSTLETLVRRGIVQIEEEPEGFTVSSARPHGSDFELNREQRGALEQIQKAVESRSFSVTLVHGVTGSGKTAVYLAAMQRVLAAGRSAILLVPEIGLTPVAAANLYQIFGEQVAVLHSALSDGERAQQWHRIRRGEAKIVVGTRSAVFAPVSDLALIVVDEEHDTSYKQEETPRYHGRDVAVMRGKLARAAVVLGSATPSLESFHNAASAKYQLLELKERVEQRPLPEVALVDMRQEFQQTGEEHVFSRRLVEEINDRLARGEQAMILMNRRGYSSVVLCRACGETLQCKNCAIALTHHKRDQKLECHYCGYRERVPQKCPKCGSEYIYFLGAGSEKLEDLLHGAFPTARIGRLDRDTVRARGDFERVLNALHAGELDLLVGTQMIAKGHDIHGVTLVGVVGADFALGFPDFRAAERTFQLLTQVAGRAGRGETPGKVVLQTWFPDHYAIQFAATHDYAGFQEKELRYRRWMHYPPFSALANVLVRSGKLEEALRWSGLLGQWFHKTRLDGIRVLGPAAAPIVRLKRDYRYHFVLKSPSRQKLNDALRAMLQHAEQHRVPRTNVIVDVDALSLL; from the coding sequence GCGGGCGCGTGCTCGTGCCCTTCCGCAACCTCCGCCTCTCCGGCGTGGTCACGGCGCTGCACGACACCAAGCCGAGCGTCACGACCAAGAAAGTCCTCGAAGTCCTCGATCACCAGCCTGTGCTCGACGCCGAACTGCGCAAGCTCGCCGCATGGATCTCGCAGTATTACATCGCGCCGCTGGGCGAGGTGTATCGCACGATGCTGCCGCTGGCGGGGGAGTTCCGCCGCGTGCGCGCGCTGCGCATCACCCAGCAGGGCTGGACGGCGCTGCACGAATCGGCGGAGAAAGGTGCGCGCTCGCGCCGCAGCGAGGAAGACACCCTCGCCGAATTCCGCGTGCTGAACTATCTCGCCGGTCACGATGCCGCGCGCGAAGAGACCGCGCGCGCCGCAAGCAAGGTGAGCCGCGGGGTCATCGATCGCCTGCTGCGCCGCAAGTGGATCGAAGCAGAAGACGTCTCCACCGCGCACGACGCCACACCAACCGTCAGTATCGCCGTCTTGCGCATGGCCGAGGGGCGGCTTAACCAGAACCAGCGGCAGCTCGTCGAAATGCTCGCCGCCACCGGCGGGCGCGCGCGTGTGGACACCTTGCGCAAGCTCGACCTGCCCCAGAGTACCCTGGAAACCCTGGTCCGGCGCGGCATCGTGCAGATCGAAGAAGAGCCGGAGGGATTCACCGTTTCATCCGCACGCCCGCACGGCTCGGACTTCGAACTCAACCGGGAGCAGCGCGGCGCGCTGGAACAGATCCAGAAGGCGGTCGAGTCGCGAAGCTTTTCCGTGACGCTGGTGCACGGCGTCACCGGGTCGGGCAAGACTGCCGTGTACTTGGCGGCGATGCAGCGGGTTCTTGCCGCCGGTCGTTCTGCCATCCTGCTCGTTCCCGAGATCGGCCTCACGCCGGTCGCTGCCGCGAACCTGTACCAGATCTTCGGTGAGCAGGTGGCGGTGCTGCATTCCGCCCTCTCCGACGGCGAACGAGCCCAGCAGTGGCACCGCATCCGGCGCGGGGAAGCAAAGATCGTGGTCGGCACGCGCTCTGCGGTCTTCGCGCCCGTGAGCGACCTGGCCCTCATCGTGGTGGACGAGGAGCATGACACTTCCTACAAGCAGGAAGAGACGCCCCGCTACCACGGGCGCGACGTCGCCGTCATGCGCGGCAAGCTGGCAAGAGCCGCGGTCGTGCTGGGATCGGCTACGCCTTCGCTCGAATCCTTCCATAACGCCGCCAGCGCCAAGTACCAGCTTCTCGAACTGAAGGAGCGCGTCGAGCAGCGGCCGTTGCCCGAGGTCGCGCTGGTGGACATGCGCCAGGAGTTCCAACAGACCGGCGAAGAGCACGTCTTCTCCCGCCGCCTGGTGGAGGAGATCAACGACCGCCTGGCCCGCGGCGAGCAGGCCATGATCCTGATGAACCGCCGCGGCTACTCGTCGGTGGTGCTCTGCCGCGCCTGCGGCGAGACCCTGCAGTGCAAGAACTGCGCCATCGCTCTCACCCACCACAAGCGCGACCAGAAGCTGGAATGCCATTACTGCGGATATCGCGAGCGGGTGCCGCAAAAGTGTCCCAAGTGCGGCAGCGAGTACATCTACTTCCTCGGCGCGGGCTCGGAGAAGCTGGAAGACCTGCTGCACGGCGCCTTTCCCACCGCGCGCATCGGGCGGCTCGACCGCGACACGGTGCGCGCGCGAGGCGACTTCGAGCGCGTCCTCAACGCGCTGCATGCCGGGGAACTCGACCTGCTGGTGGGCACGCAGATGATCGCCAAGGGACACGATATCCACGGGGTCACGCTGGTCGGCGTGGTGGGCGCCGATTTCGCCCTCGGCTTCCCGGATTTCCGCGCCGCCGAACGCACCTTCCAATTACTGACCCAGGTCGCGGGCCGCGCCGGACGCGGCGAAACACCCGGCAAGGTCGTCCTGCAAACCTGGTTTCCCGACCACTACGCCATCCAGTTCGCTGCCACCCACGATTACGCCGGATTCCAGGAGAAGGAGCTGCGCTACCGCCGCTGGATGCACTACCCGCCCTTCAGCGCGCTGGCCAACGTGCTGGTGCGCAGCGGCAAGCTGGAAGAAGCGCTGCGCTGGTCCGGGCTGCTCGGGCAGTGGTTCCACAAGACCCGGCTGGACGGCATCCGCGTGCTCGGGCCCGCGGCGGCACCCATCGTGCGCCTCAAGCGCGACTACCGCTATCACTTCGTCCTGAAGTCGCCTTCTCGGCAGAAGCTGAACGACGCTCTGCGCGCCATGCTCCAGCACGCGGAGCAGCACCGCGTCCCGCGCACCAACGTGATCGTGGATGTGGACGCCCTCTCGCTGCTGTAG
- a CDS encoding integration host factor subunit beta: MIKLDIINEVVSKTGITKTKAELAVETVFDSMKKALAHGDRIELRGFGVFNVRPRKTGIGRNPRTGAEVNIPPGKAVRFKPGKELQSID, from the coding sequence CTGGACATCATCAATGAAGTGGTGAGTAAAACGGGCATCACCAAGACCAAGGCGGAGCTGGCGGTCGAGACCGTCTTCGACAGCATGAAGAAGGCGCTGGCCCACGGCGACCGCATCGAGCTGCGCGGCTTCGGCGTCTTTAACGTGCGCCCGCGCAAGACCGGCATCGGACGCAACCCGCGCACCGGCGCCGAGGTCAACATCCCTCCCGGCAAGGCGGTCCGCTTCAAGCCGGGGAAAGAATTGCAGTCTATCGACTAG
- a CDS encoding site-2 protease family protein, with translation MSEPNPPLSPPEPPVPSSTFELYRPLEVYAVEPPRRRYWLHALLFLLTIFTTLVVGARLEYNFHANLPAFPPIPDDATSSQVLFWWFPLRWVLAQPSRLLLGVPFSATLLLILFCHEMGHYLYCVRYRVFATLPYFIPAPTLIGTLGAVIRIKSPIRNRAQLFDIGIAGPIAGFVVAVVTLAVSLLLSKKMPTGVVASAIPLGYPEIFYYVQYALRALGSHADVARVPLQALYLHPTALAAWVGMFATALNLLPGGQLDGGHIVYAVKPHLHRWVSLLTVVVLVYLTKYWSGWGLWSMLLLITGMRHPNVQRGPDLSPGRYALAVLGLVMFLLTFMPSPFPGTGISELR, from the coding sequence ATGTCTGAGCCGAACCCGCCCCTCTCGCCGCCCGAACCACCCGTCCCGTCCTCGACGTTCGAGCTCTATCGTCCGCTCGAGGTGTATGCGGTGGAGCCTCCGCGCCGGCGTTACTGGCTGCACGCGCTGCTGTTCCTGCTGACGATCTTCACCACGCTGGTGGTGGGGGCGCGCCTCGAATACAACTTCCACGCCAACCTGCCGGCGTTTCCGCCCATCCCGGACGATGCCACCTCCAGCCAGGTGCTGTTCTGGTGGTTTCCGTTGCGGTGGGTGTTGGCACAGCCGTCGCGGCTGCTGCTGGGCGTGCCCTTCTCGGCGACGCTGCTGCTGATCCTGTTCTGCCATGAGATGGGGCATTACCTCTACTGCGTGCGCTACCGCGTGTTCGCGACGCTTCCCTACTTCATCCCGGCGCCGACCCTGATCGGGACGCTGGGGGCGGTGATCCGCATCAAGTCGCCCATCCGCAACCGCGCGCAACTCTTCGATATCGGCATTGCCGGCCCCATCGCCGGATTCGTGGTGGCGGTGGTGACGCTGGCGGTCTCGCTGCTGCTGTCGAAAAAGATGCCGACGGGAGTGGTGGCATCTGCCATACCGCTGGGGTACCCCGAAATCTTCTACTACGTCCAGTACGCGCTGAGGGCCCTGGGCAGCCATGCGGACGTTGCGCGCGTCCCGTTGCAGGCCCTCTATCTGCATCCCACGGCGCTCGCTGCCTGGGTGGGGATGTTTGCCACGGCGCTGAACCTGTTGCCCGGCGGACAGCTCGATGGCGGGCACATCGTCTATGCCGTGAAGCCGCACCTGCACCGCTGGGTGTCGCTGCTCACGGTCGTGGTGCTCGTTTACCTGACCAAGTACTGGTCGGGTTGGGGACTCTGGTCGATGTTGCTGCTGATCACCGGAATGCGGCATCCGAATGTGCAGCGCGGACCCGATCTCTCCCCCGGACGCTACGCGCTCGCCGTGCTGGGCCTGGTCATGTTCCTGCTGACGTTCATGCCGTCGCCGTTCCCGGGTACGGGCATCTCGGAACTGAGATAG